The Vigna unguiculata cultivar IT97K-499-35 chromosome 11, ASM411807v1, whole genome shotgun sequence genomic sequence ctacaaaataagagtcaaacattttcatgaaaataaataaataaataaagataatcaaatgtgtaacctaaaaattatttcatagaatgaaattgaggaacacctatttgaacataaccatgtacagagagtaaaaattatgtaataagaagaagaaaaattaccttcaaaattaaatcttgaaaaacaaaccagacaattgagagagtaaacaaagtgtataacaaaaaacaaagagaatgagaaatatatatatatatatatatatatatatatatatatatatatatattatattatattatattatattatatattatattactatgtatatatatattatatgtgtggatatcttatgtttatatatatatatatatataattatttatatatatattatattatattatatattatattattattactatgtatatatattatatgtgtggatatcttatgtttatttatatatatatatattttttttatagatatatatttattttaagtatatattatattatattatataataatataaatataataatatatattatattattatgtatatatattatatgtatatgcgtagatattttatgcttatatatatatatatatatatatatatatatatatatatttcttttaaatttttataaatttgtcatgttataaatttgtttataaaagatctcactagttaaatgattaatttgttttatacgtatatattatatatattatattatattattatgtatatatattatatgtatattatattatattatattatattatattacatgtatatgtgtaaatatatatatatatatatatatatatatatatatatatatatatataaaagtatattttatttatatgtatatatactatattatattatattatattatattatattatattttatgtataaatatattatttatttatatatattttttagattatttaataaattataaatagtttagtaatttaagcggggacgggtatttgggcgggtatatatatatccccatccccagttgaaaatttcgggtattacccatatccatacccatacccagtcaaagcggagatttcccgtcaaaacggggacgggttcgggtgatacccacaggcacgggtttatttgtcatctctaattgTGTCTCTTGCCTATCTACTATTGCAAAGAAACCTTTAAATGATGACTTACTACAATAGTTATAATCTATCCATAATAACAAATCAAGTAGTGACATAATTGTAATCATAAGAAGAGTTATTATGTCCCTTATTAGTGAAATCAACATAGTAAATATTTACTATTATACAACAAGTTTTTTTATCATCACAGTCAGAACTTACTATTTCTATCATTTTACAAATGATTTTCTCAAAAATTTGTAAATGATCAATCTTGTTAGCTACTAATGACtccattttctttcttatttaatttgttCAATCCTAACACTATATTTGGCTGCATTACTATTTTCATCAAGTGTCATTGGAATTTATGAGTAATCATTCATGAAACATTTCATTAATACTCTTAGAGAGGAAATTTTGTAAATCCAAAGTGTCATTATTTTTGAGgttgttttttgtatttcaaCATATGTCACTAAAGACATTAATAATCCAGGGTTTTAGTGAGCTAGCatgtagtaaaaaaaaaaaatctctttttcaacttcttttgggtaattttttgttcaaaggTTGGACAACTTTATTGtccttattaattaatttttgttattgttgataaaaaataaaatggaaggtGTCATTTCATGCGAAACAAATTTTATGGAACCCCCTTGCCTAGTAGAAGTGGTCACTATTATCACTACAAAAGATCATAAAATTAGTAGATCaagtaaaacattttaaattttcattgcttttctctatttttaattaatttcaaaataatcaatttaacaaatgatatatacttcattgataatttgtaaatatatatatatatatatatatatatatatatatatatatatatatatatatatatatatataattcaaataaaagttgtataaaaatttatttcatttgtaAAACACATGTTATTGATCACTTGggtaaattttttgcaattatttgtaattattaattaataaaaacctTGAACTTTATTtgtgtaaaataattttgaaaactgaTTATTACTTATAAGATTTGGATAAAATTTGTGTACATGGACTTGCCATGGTCCACTTCCTTTCTATGCTTTAAAGAAGAAGACTTGAAATAAGAAGAATAATgtttagaagaagaagaaggatgagtttcatatatttttattcatgtgCTTCCCAAGTGGGGATTTAAGTGTTAAGAATCATACGTCCTGtatttaataaaactattttatctcataaataaatatgtcatTTTATTCTGATATATATAGTCGTTAAAATactatttaacaaatttaaaaaattaatatatttattaaatactttatcctcaattaattatataaataatgaagaaaataatagtgAGAGTCGTGTCTCATAATTAAATTGTCAAAATTCTTAATATCACATTTTGGAAATGGAATATATTATGTTCCTccatattaagtttttttttcttcatataaataattagaacaggtcaaaaaaatatagtatttgataaatatattacatttattacatataacataattaatattatagttatatTTAGTATTAactgatatatttattaaatactataattaataataaatacaacAGACTTTTCTtagcattaaatattttattatataaaagataacTCTAAATTGAAATCtcaattaattatgttatatttaataaaaataatatatttaattgttttcataatttgcaaacaaaagaataatggttataaaatttatctcctgtttatatatatatatatatatatatatatatatatatatatatatatatatatatatatatatatatatatatatatatagataaatgGATTTATATTCACTATACATAATGATTTATCTAAGTTAGTCTCCAAATAATATACTATgttattttaaactaatatcAAGAATCTGTATATAAATCTAGTTGGAATAGCAGTAGTTAGATATTTTCACTCACTTCATCCCATGTATGTAATTAGTGACGtgtaaatatgtaattaattttaatttagggttaaatatgttttttttttttaagttttagtgaaatttgaatttggaattagtctctcttcaaaaCTATTGactaatttaattctttatctttaaaaatgtgtgaatttagttattttaacccaattttattaagtttatctaacgtttcaagcgcatttcataatagtatttgaattgtttaccgtgtctgacacattttcgcttgttaaccaaatataataataaaatacgttttaaatgtcaaataaacttaacaaaatttggtaagaatgactaaatttacgtatttctaaaaataaagaactaaattggtataaagtagggactaattccaaaattcatcaAAACTTGAgagacaaaaacataattaattttttattttataagtaattaaaaaataaatgaatgttaataaatacaataataaatacacGACTAATTGTGTAATAAAGTTATTgaaatatatatgtaataattgtttgttacctcaaagatggagtaaattattattatattaaaagccGTTTaccatttttatgaaaataaatataatgaaattttgaaaCGTTATTTTGACAATAGAAAATTATCATATTGCTAAACTGTAAAGAGTTAAgatgataaaaacaaaatgataaTGGAAAGTTACAAACATTTATCAACCTGTACAAACTTGTTAAAAAATCTATCAActtgtacataaaagttatttatcatttaaacAACACTGAAAACCTAAAAAACCATACaaacatatgttttttttatagaatgattttttttttaaatttagaatgaCACATTGACAATAATGATATAGGTTGAACATTTTACTTTAtagacaaatataaaaaaaaaaattataaaactaaaccTCATGAAATTGTATTCACAcaccttcttctttcttcattttcttccttaaaaaaaacaaaaaacatgtcttcttcttcctccaatGAACTCATCCTCACTAGCTCCCCTGACGGGCCAATCATGGTCTACGAGACGGTTAGCCGCACCGCCGTGACACGGTTCTCCAGCAGCCGGTCACCGTGCCGCGGCCTTACCACGGTGGGCCGGAGATTGTTGGCAGCCTCACACGTGTCATCAGACACGGGTGCAGGCTCCATCAACATCTACAACTGGCACGGTTCTTCTGTGTTTCGTAACTTCCCCGTGCCAGAACCCATTGCCCCTCTCACTGCGACACCCGACGGAGCATTTCTCTTCGGCGGTGGAATCTCAGGCAGCGTTCTATCTATCTCAGGTTCTTCCGGTGATGTCATCAGATCAATCGTTGTTCACTCAAGTCCAGTTTCCAGTCTCCATCTGAGCGACGATGGGTCACTCCTTGTTTCAGGTAGCGAAGATGGAACAGTTGTTgttctccctagcttcaagatCGTTGTTTCGGGTTCCTTTGAGGAGAATGTGGAAGACTTGATCTTGCACAAGTGGAAGGCACATTCTGATTCCGTCACTGCTTTGAAGTCCGTGACGGGTACTTTGGTTTCTTGCTCATTAGACCGAACGTGCAAGTTTTGGAATCTGGGAAACCATGGGGTCCTTATGCAGAGTGTGGCATTGCCGTGTTCCGTTTCTGGGGTTGCCCTAGATTCATCGGGGTCAACGTTTTACGCCGGTGGTGGTGATGGGTTTGTTTATAATGGGTCGGTGGAGGCTTGTGAGGTGGGAAAATGGGGGCAAAGCCAAAGTGGGTCGATTGTGTCGCTGGCTTTGGTGAACGAAGAGAGGAATGTGGTGTCTGCTGCAGAAGATGGGAGTGTGTGGATGTGGGATGTTGAGAAAGGAGAAGTTGTGATGGTTTTTGGGGATGAATTGATAACCCTTAGCGACATGATTGTGATCAAGGGAAATGGTGGAGGGTTTGGAGTTGGAAAGGGACATGGTGTCGATGGGGAGGGTAGTGGGTCCTTCACTGCTTCTGGGTTGTGTGATGAAGAGATTCTTAAGACTCTGAATCAAATGACAGCCCTTGGGGAGGTCAAGGATGTTGTGTTACAAGACAGGAAAAAGGCCATTGAAATGTTGGAATCTGTGATTGAAATGTATGAGAGACTTTTGAAGCTTATCCTTAAGGAAGCTACCAAAGccattgaagaagaagagaaggatgatgatgaagacaaagatgatgatgagggtgatgatgatgatgatgaaaaagaACACGAGAAAGATGATACGAAGGAAGAGAAGTAGTATTTTTGGTCGTGAATGTATTGAAGAAACATTAACTTTTTAAGAATCACAGAAGTAAAACTTTGGAAACATAGATGAGGTAAgtttatgtaatattatataattttgtagaattaTTTGGTGTTTAGGCATCACAATGAATCTTAATGTTCTTATTTTATCTGCATGAATTTTTCGAGCgaagaaataaattttagatatttgGAAGAGAATTTTATGACGATATATACTAATAGTTTGTGagaaaatcatttaattttattttcaactaCTAGTAAAATAGAGTTTTAACTTTGGTATCATTACTAGTTCCTCATTATAAGAAAgttaatcaaaattgaaaaacttgaagttaaaagttaaaatttacaagtattttCCACTTTATTGAGTTAGctattaactatatatatatatatatatatatatatatatatatataaactaaaatctTTCTATTAAATAtgtcatttaataattaaaaaatatttaataaattctattttttaactttactATAAATACTAATTAGAATAACATAActattttatctaataaaattaacTCCAATAAgtagttttttaaatattatttagcAAATATAATAAGAGcgatatattaattactttatgattaattaattacaGAAATAATGAATAGAAAATATCAAGATTATAGTTGGCACAAGCATACCGGACTTGTGTCTCTTAATTAAATCGttcaaaatatgataatatcattttgaatatagaatatatcATGTTGGTCGGTGTTAATTAGTCTATTCCGTAATAAATATTTCGATCaggttaaaaaaattcatgaacaaagtatttgatattacTTTTgtaaacataacataattaataatacaattatatatacaGTACTAACTGAAATACTTATTAAATACtataattaagtaataaatataattgatattttcttaatagtaaataaatttattaaataatgtaactttgttgaaaattttactaattatattatatttaatagatATACTGTATTTAACtttcataattttcaaaatgaaagaaaatgtataaaatttgacttcaaattatatatatatatatatatatatatatatatattaatttctatTATCTTTATACTCTTTAGTTAATTAcgtatgaaataaataataaaacaaaattaaaaaacagaatacattggaaaaaatatttttgcttatataaataaataattaaataatgaattattaGAACAAATAAATAGTTTATGAAACATccctataaataaatttttttgacacattctaattaatttatatttacaaacTTACAAAATGATTTATCTCATATACTTAATTGTTacttaaaataatagtatacTGTTAAACACTAATACTAATTAAGGGTATGTATCTATAGTTGAATATTTTCACTATATGTGATTAGTCATGTATACGtgtaattacttttattttaaaaatgattagaaAATAAGTGGATGTTTTAGTAGTGTataaaaatttacatataattatttatgtaatatttaaattattgaaaatatatataataattatttgtcaGACTGAAATCATCTAATACGTATAGTTTGGTCGTGTTAAAAGAATCATAATGCTTAACGTTTTCAAGATAATATATGTAATAGATTTAAAGTACTAACGTTTATAATGAGATATTATGATCATTAAACAATTGTAAAGAGTTAAGctgataaaacaaaatacataaattatatgCAAGTGATAAAGATTAGTcttatgaaagaaaagaaatttctCTGGGAAACATTTGATGATATTGAAGTTTGAGGAAAACTTGATAAATTGATCTCGTCGACCATATTGGTACAAGTAATAAAGATTGATCTTAATCTATGATCTTTGTGTTTCTTGATTTTTGTGAGAAAAGATGTTATTTGACATTACACAAGGGTTGATTAATCGAGTAATCGTGAGGACCATGAACAgtcaaaagagaaaagaaaagaaaccgAGTATTATATTGTGAGTATGTAAGAATTCGAttacaaaagagaaaacaagatGATCAATATATACAGGCAGAGGGAACAAGAAAAACTATTCTGCAATAATTCGTTTGACTTGGTTTTGACCGTTAAGCGTAGAGCGATTGTTACCATGGagaatttaattgattattttgacAGCCCATTCAAGCTTGCCGTAAATGTTGAGAAGCTAAAGCTTGATCATAAGGTTGTGAAAGAGAGCAAGAGAGAGAGCTTTAGACAGAATATCTGCATGTTGGTGTTGAGTGCCGATATGGAGGAGCTTAATGATGCATTGCTTGATATTTTTTCGGTTTTTTTTTATTCGGGGTCCTTTTCCCAgcttatttgtaaaattggtaAAATTGGGTCGTTTGAATTTTTCTTAGTATAATATGATTAAGTCGTCCTAGGAgaggacgacattaaaggtgaaaTTGTCCTTTTCCAAAccggttttatttttttttaaagaagtgATGTCGTTAGGTGCGATAACGGCTGAAGCCATCGTCGCTGCTACAGCAGTGAAAACACATACCACTGTCGTTCACCCCTCGCACTAACAGCTTGATTGTGAAGACGAAACCGTGCCTTGGTTGTGTACTCCATCATCTCAAACCCAGGGAAGAAGAAGCATTACCTTATGATCGGATAACCCGCAAGCACCAGAACCAAGAACAAAAAGTAGAAAGTTTGATTGCAATTATTAGGGATTTGCAATTTCAAAATTGGGGATTTATCCCAAATTAGGGttcctaaatttaaaatagaatgcACCGATTTAGAATTAAACTGTAGCACGAAAAACATACAAttggtaagaaaaaaaattaaaagtgaaacCGGCCTTTATCATGACGACTCCAATCTCAAATTTGCAGAAACTGTACTCTCACTTGACGAcattgccttttttttttttttaaatgaaaccgGTTtggggaggacgacttcacctttaatgtcgtcctcccCCATGACGACTTAACCCTGtttcgcaaaaaaaaaataatcaaacaacTCAATTTTACAATTAAGTGGTCAAAAGCACTCAGAAATACAAAAATCCCTATTTTGTCTTATCAAATGACAATTTATCTCTATATGATATGTCCTCTCATGAAAAACTTGATTGGAAGCAATTTGTATTGCTGACAAATTGTCGTAGTAAAGAATAGAGGTTGATCAATCTTTAAGTCTTGCATGAGGTGATTGAGCCATTGAATTTCACATGTGGTTGAAGCGATAGCGCGATACTCTGCTTCGGAAGAACTTCTAGATACAATTTGTTGCTTTTTGGATTTCTAGCAAATAAGAGAATTTCCAATGTATATTATGTAGCCAATTACTGATCTCCTCGTCGTAGGGCATCCATCCCAATCAGAGTTGTAGAAGGCTTCCAATTGAAGGTTGCTAGTGGAATCAAAGAACATCCCTTATCTTGGATGATGCTTCAAGTAACACAGAATCCTCATGGATGCTTGATGGTGTAAGGTGGTAGGAGCTACAATGAATTGACTTAAGTGATGAACAACAAATGTGATATATGATCTAGTGTGTGTGAGGTATATGAGATGTCCAAGAAACCTACGAAAAGGAGTAGGATCAGCAAGAGGTTCTCCTGTGTTTGTGATTTTATGTTTGGAAAAATTCATAGGTGTTGACATGGGAGCAGATCTAAGCATTCCAGCCTCTTTTAGATTGTCTAGGGTATATTTCCGCTGACATAAATGAATGCCCTTGTTCCTTGCAATCTCAAAACCAAGAAAACATGTTAAGTTTCCTagaattttaattctaaaagtGCTATTGAGCAAATCACTAACGACGTTTATCTCATCTTTATCATCTCCTGCTAAGATAACATCATCAACATAAATGAGCAAGACAGTAATGCAGGATTCATTAAATTTAAGGTATAAAGAATGATCAACAAATTGTATCCATGAGAACATAAAAATTCTGAAAGTTTAGAGTACACCTACTAACTTGTTTAAGATCATATAAAGACTTGTGAAGTTGACAAACAAGAGGTTTTCATCATGTTTATTAAAACCTGGAGACAAATACATGTAAACTTCTTCATCTAAGTCGTCGTGTAAAAAGGCATTGTAaacatttaattgttttaagtgCCAATTAAGTATGGAAGCTAAGGAAAGAATTAACCTGATGGTTGTGATCTTGGCTACAAGTGAGCAGGAGTCATGTCAGTTTGTCAAAAATTTCTCTAAGTTTTtcttgtcaaaatatcattacacTTCTTTATAGGCCTAGGAGTGGAGGAAGAAAGTATGGGGTGCTGGAAAATGGAGtctattacatattattatcCAGTgagtaataaaatgaattataatttgacaatttttagaagataattaatatattttttgataaaattatgaTTAGTGGGCATAAATGACCATGAATTTTATagactaattaattattttataacatgtgAAATCGATGAAATCATATCcttcattttgaaaaaagtacttaatttgtaaaatattttttttttctgttgttttAAGAAACTATTAATTTAACTAGAAACATTTTGctgtttaatataaatatttttgggtaAATAATTGGTTCAATACAAAAAGTATTAGCATATTTTGTTTTGagtacaataaaagaaaaattcttgcTTTAGCACAAAAACTTTGATTTCCTTAACTttgtttaatgtttaaattttattaatggtTAAGATAATTAAACAAGTGTTTGATCTTTAACAATTGTCACATATTTATTTGGAAAAATTATCGTTAATCTTAAAGGaatttttgtttgttgctttgtagatttaaaatatttagtggTTCATTCAATACTAATTGCATACTAATATTGATGAACATGTGTGACAATTAGTAAAGGTGATACAcgtatttatttactttaatataCGTTTATTATTAATCTCCAAACACAAGTCTAGTAGTTAGCAAAACAAGAGTAAAATATCGTAGTCCTCAGTCCTctgttttaaaacataaaaaaagaaaacaaattactatcaaatgttatttataattaaaaaattataaaaaaaaagaattttttttaattggtcttctttatttatatcgagttattgaaaaataaaagtttattgaaacagtttaaaaaattaaaaattataatatataagatatCAAAAACTAGAAGTTGAATGGAACTATTGTAAGAAAGTTAGCCCTTATATGTCTTATACttacagaaaataattatatatatatatacatatatacatatatatatatatatatatataaataatggtAGAGGAAACAGATTGTacatgctatatatatataactctgTACTTTCAGTTTATATACTTCAAAAatgaactaaaaattaattGCAGTAGTCCTCTATAAGCTTTTAACAAATTTTCCCATGGTGTGTTCTTAGATTAGTTTATTGCTTGAAGAATGGCCATCACTTTGAAGATATAGGGAGGAGTCAAGCCATGGTCCATCTTCTGATTTGTTTCCTTGCTTCATACTTTCTTGAGAGTATGCAGATGAAACATGAGTTTGGCTGTCTTGTGATAGCAACTCAAAAGCTTTAAATCTTAAATCTTGGTTGCTCTCACTGCGCTTGATTATAGGAGCTTGGATTGGAATTTTTCCTTCAAGCATTTTCACAACAGAAGACATGGTTGGTCTAAGAGTGGGAGAAGGATTGGTGCACAAGAGTGCCAAGCTCAGCATTCTCATGGCTTCCTCTTGAGAGTAGTTTAAACCAAGACTTGGATCCACCAATTCCAGAAGGTTTCCCTGCTCTTGGAGAACATAAGCCTATGTAGCAAATAGCATAAGGTTAATTGTaaaggaaaaaaggaaaaagaacaaagagtaatttatctcaatttaacaaataatattgaatcCAAATGGTCTCACATTACTTCTGGTTTTTCAACTTACCCAATCTAGAAGGTATACAAACTCTTCCTTTGGTCTGTATTTTGTGTTGCTTTTTCCACTAACAATCTCTAAAGCTACAACTCCAAAGCTATATACATCTGCTTTATCAGTTAAGTAACCCCTCATAGCATATTCTGGAGCCATGTAACCACTGTCAAGACAAGCAGTAACCAATACTCAGTAATTTcagaaaacaattaaatataagtttgaTACTAACTTCATGCAGGAGAAAAAATTGTGGACAGAAGTGCAAGCCAGTTGCTTATGTTAATAAAAGTAAGAATGAAATGCTACTAATAAAACATAATCTAATTACGTATGATCTTAATCATGAATGTGGCGCAGTACTACTAACATTGTTCCAGCTATGCGTGTACTGATATGagtattttcttcttcatcaagCTTAGCTAAACCAAAGTCAGAGATCTTGGCATTCAGATCCCTATCAAGTAAGACATTGGTTGCCTTAATGTCCCTGTGCACTATTTTCAACCTTGATTCCTCGTGAAGATAAGCCAATCCCCTTGCTATCCCCACACAGATCTTCATTCTTGTAGGCCAGTCTAAGTTCAGCTTCTCTTCTTCTCCACCTACCGGAAATTTGGGGGGAAGGAAAGAAGATTTTGTTCATTAATACATTAAATTCTGAAGTAGAAACGCATACAAAACTCACGGTATACGTGTAAGGAATTTACCGAAAAGTGCACGAGCAAGACTGTTGTTCTCCATGTATTCGTATATCAAAAGCAACTGGTTTCCTTCAATGCAACAGCCATACAGCTTCACCAGATTAGGATGTTGCAAAGCAGATATCATGCCAATTTCATTGACAAATTCTCTGTTACCCTGCTTTGATTTGGAGGAGAGCTGCTTAACAGCAATCACATCACCATCTGGAAGCACACCCTGTGATTCAACCATGCCATCAGTATCATTTTTCCATGTACAATAGTGTTGTGGGATAAGTCCCATCCATGCCCCCAATGTTTTGAAATCATATATACTGATTATATCAGATGATTATGATAGTTACCTTGTATACAGGCCCAAATCCTCCTTCACCTATCTTATTTGCAGGGTCAAAGTTATTAGTAGCTGCTTTAATTTGTCTTAAGCTGTAATAGCCCGTTTTCATATCTAGAAGTTCTGCAAGAAGGAATTGATAAATGAAAAGAGAAGCA encodes the following:
- the LOC114170138 gene encoding protein ROOT INITIATION DEFECTIVE 3-like translates to MSSSSSNELILTSSPDGPIMVYETVSRTAVTRFSSSRSPCRGLTTVGRRLLAASHVSSDTGAGSINIYNWHGSSVFRNFPVPEPIAPLTATPDGAFLFGGGISGSVLSISGSSGDVIRSIVVHSSPVSSLHLSDDGSLLVSGSEDGTVVVLPSFKIVVSGSFEENVEDLILHKWKAHSDSVTALKSVTGTLVSCSLDRTCKFWNLGNHGVLMQSVALPCSVSGVALDSSGSTFYAGGGDGFVYNGSVEACEVGKWGQSQSGSIVSLALVNEERNVVSAAEDGSVWMWDVEKGEVVMVFGDELITLSDMIVIKGNGGGFGVGKGHGVDGEGSGSFTASGLCDEEILKTLNQMTALGEVKDVVLQDRKKAIEMLESVIEIPFKLAVNVEKLKLDHKVVKESKRESFRQNICMLVLSADMEELNDALLDIFSPITDLLVVGHPSQSEL